One window of Buchnera aphidicola (Rhopalosiphum padi) genomic DNA carries:
- the typA gene encoding translational GTPase TypA has translation MHKNIRNIAIIAHVDHGKTTLLDQLLQQSGTFQKHEEKKERIMDTDDLEKERGITILSKNTSIKWKEYKINIVDTPGHADFGGEVERVMSMVDSVLLVVDALDGPMPQTRFVTKTAFKYGLNPIVVINKIDRKNSRPDWVVNEIFDLFVNLDANDKQLDFPVVYTSAIRGTSGTNYLSMKENMIPLYESIIKFAPAPNVDPNQKFQMQISQLDYNNYLGVIGVGRIKQGYVKPNDSVIIIDSLGNNRNGKINKVLNYFGLKRLEIEKGEAGDIVAITGLNKLNISDTVCHPDNLHPLPPLSIDQPTVNMFFSVNTSPFSGKEGKYVTSRQILERLKKETIHNVALQIEETKDANIFSVSGRGELHLSILIENMRREGFELEVSRPKIIFREINSIKQEPFENVILDIEEKHQGNIMKFIGERKGELKNIIVDPNKRVRLEYILSSRALIGFRTEFMSITSGTGLCYSSFSHYQEYQKNDVGQRKNGVLISNSTGMAVAFALFNLQERGKLFLGHGSQVYEGQIIGLHNRSNDLTVNCLTGKKLTNMRASGTDEAIILTTFTKFTLEEALSFINDDELVEITPNSIRLRKRYLKENERKKANRNKNTTVN, from the coding sequence ATGCATAAGAATATAAGAAATATTGCTATTATAGCACATGTTGACCATGGTAAAACTACATTACTGGATCAGTTATTGCAACAATCTGGAACTTTTCAAAAACATGAAGAAAAGAAAGAACGTATTATGGATACTGATGATTTAGAAAAAGAAAGAGGAATCACAATATTATCTAAAAATACTTCTATTAAGTGGAAAGAATATAAAATCAACATTGTTGATACACCAGGTCATGCTGATTTTGGTGGTGAAGTAGAACGAGTAATGTCTATGGTAGACTCAGTTTTACTGGTAGTAGATGCATTAGATGGACCTATGCCACAAACTCGTTTTGTTACTAAAACAGCTTTTAAATATGGTCTAAACCCAATTGTAGTTATCAATAAAATTGATAGAAAAAACTCTCGTCCTGATTGGGTTGTAAATGAAATTTTTGATCTTTTCGTCAACCTTGATGCCAATGATAAACAACTTGATTTTCCAGTTGTATACACTTCTGCAATTCGTGGAACTTCAGGGACAAATTATCTTAGTATGAAAGAAAACATGATCCCATTATACGAATCAATTATTAAATTTGCCCCAGCTCCTAATGTTGATCCTAATCAAAAATTTCAAATGCAAATTTCGCAACTAGACTACAACAATTATTTAGGAGTAATAGGTGTTGGTCGTATTAAACAAGGTTATGTAAAACCAAATGATTCAGTAATTATTATTGATAGTTTGGGGAATAATAGAAATGGTAAAATTAATAAGGTATTAAATTATTTTGGATTGAAAAGATTAGAGATAGAAAAAGGAGAAGCGGGTGATATAGTTGCTATTACAGGTCTAAATAAATTAAATATTTCTGATACAGTTTGTCATCCAGATAATTTACACCCCCTTCCACCATTGAGTATAGATCAACCTACAGTAAATATGTTTTTCTCAGTTAATACCTCACCTTTTTCAGGAAAAGAAGGAAAATATGTTACATCACGTCAAATTTTAGAAAGATTAAAAAAAGAAACTATACACAATGTAGCTTTACAAATAGAAGAAACAAAAGATGCAAATATTTTTTCTGTTTCTGGACGTGGCGAATTACATTTATCGATATTGATAGAAAATATGCGTCGCGAGGGATTTGAACTAGAAGTATCTCGTCCTAAAATAATTTTTCGTGAAATTAATAGTATAAAACAAGAACCATTCGAAAACGTGATTCTAGATATTGAAGAAAAACATCAAGGCAACATCATGAAATTTATAGGAGAAAGAAAAGGTGAGTTAAAAAATATTATTGTTGATCCCAATAAAAGAGTACGTCTTGAATATATTTTGTCTAGTAGAGCTTTAATTGGATTTCGTACAGAATTTATGAGTATAACTTCTGGAACTGGACTTTGTTATTCATCTTTTAGTCATTATCAAGAATATCAAAAAAATGATGTAGGACAAAGGAAAAATGGAGTTTTAATATCAAATAGTACTGGTATGGCAGTCGCTTTCGCTTTATTTAATTTACAAGAAAGAGGAAAATTATTTTTAGGACACGGCAGTCAAGTCTATGAAGGTCAAATAATAGGACTTCATAATCGTTCTAACGACTTGACAGTCAATTGCCTTACAGGAAAAAAACTAACTAATATGAGAGCTTCAGGAACAGACGAAGCAATAATTTTAACAACATTTACAAAATTTACATTAGAAGAAGCTTTATCTTTCATTAATGATGATGAATTAGTAGAAATTACACCAAATTCAATACGTTTACGAAAACGTTATTTAAAAGAAAACGAACGAAAAAAAGCAAATAGGAATAAAAATACTACAGTTAATTAA
- the gmk gene encoding guanylate kinase, whose amino-acid sequence MSQGILFIISAPSGTGKSSLIEGLLKTQSLYNIQVSISHTTRVMRPGESHGKHYYFISKKEFRIMIEQESFLEYAKVFNNYYGTSRQSIEKMLFSGIDVFLDIDWQGANQIRYKMPNSKSIFLLPPSKDELYKRLRERGQDSDAVISKRMEKAVDEMNHYSEYDYLIINDDFQKAINDLKTIIIAEHLCLFHQKNKHNVLISQLLKS is encoded by the coding sequence ATGTCTCAAGGTATTCTTTTTATTATTTCAGCGCCAAGTGGAACAGGAAAATCTAGTTTAATTGAAGGATTATTAAAAACACAATCTTTGTACAATATTCAAGTTTCTATTTCTCATACTACTAGAGTCATGAGACCCGGTGAATCTCATGGAAAACACTATTATTTCATATCAAAAAAAGAATTTAGAATAATGATTGAACAAGAATCTTTTTTAGAATATGCTAAAGTGTTTAACAATTATTATGGAACTTCGCGCCAATCTATTGAAAAAATGTTGTTTTCAGGGATTGATGTTTTCCTCGACATCGATTGGCAAGGAGCCAATCAGATTAGATATAAAATGCCAAATTCAAAAAGTATTTTTTTGCTTCCTCCATCTAAGGATGAATTATATAAAAGATTACGAGAACGAGGACAAGATAGTGATGCAGTTATTTCAAAAAGAATGGAAAAAGCTGTGGATGAAATGAATCATTATTCAGAATATGATTATTTAATTATCAATGATGATTTTCAAAAAGCTATAAATGATTTAAAAACTATTATTATTGCTGAACATTTGTGTTTATTTCATCAAAAAAATAAACATAATGTATTAATTTCTCAATTATTAAAAAGTTAA
- the ygfZ gene encoding tRNA-modifying protein YgfZ: MTLLFKFLKNTVYPSINLPLTLSLLEEWCLVYIDGLDSKKHLQNQFTIDMNFLKKEEYKLCAHCNFNGKVWATMFLFHYKKGYAYIIRKSIAKIQIKELEKYATFSKVQIRKLDDVYLFGLSGFDAKFFLSKNFVNIPNKKCPLISNKDRTILWFSEPFERFLLVLSLKDVLFLQKKENEIKLLNNSKQWLLLEMEAGFPIIDEKNTQKFLPQSINLTMLQAVSFNKGCYYGQETIARVFHKNLNKHALYLLSSTGNINPEIGSIIEMKKEEKWYRIGFLLAIVHVKVNEICIQAVLNKSINIKNIFRIYEFKNVFLIKN, translated from the coding sequence ATGACGTTGTTATTTAAATTTTTGAAAAATACCGTTTATCCTTCAATCAATTTACCTTTAACATTAAGTTTACTTGAAGAATGGTGCTTAGTTTACATAGATGGTCTTGATAGTAAAAAACATCTTCAAAATCAATTTACTATTGATATGAATTTTTTAAAAAAAGAAGAATACAAACTTTGTGCTCATTGTAATTTTAATGGGAAAGTATGGGCAACTATGTTTTTATTTCATTATAAAAAAGGTTATGCTTATATTATTCGTAAAAGTATTGCTAAGATACAAATTAAAGAATTAGAAAAATATGCTACTTTTTCTAAAGTACAAATTCGAAAGTTAGATGATGTTTATTTATTTGGATTGTCTGGTTTTGATGCTAAGTTTTTTTTATCAAAAAATTTCGTTAACATACCAAATAAAAAATGTCCGTTAATTTCTAATAAAGATAGAACTATACTTTGGTTTTCAGAACCTTTTGAAAGATTTTTATTAGTTTTATCTTTAAAGGACGTATTGTTTTTACAGAAAAAAGAAAATGAAATAAAGCTGCTAAATAATAGTAAACAATGGCTTTTATTAGAAATGGAAGCAGGATTTCCTATTATCGATGAAAAAAATACTCAAAAATTTTTGCCACAATCTATTAATTTAACTATGCTACAAGCTGTAAGCTTTAATAAAGGATGCTATTATGGACAAGAAACAATAGCACGAGTATTTCATAAAAATTTAAATAAACATGCACTATATCTTTTATCAAGTACAGGAAATATTAATCCTGAAATTGGCTCTATTATTGAAATGAAAAAAGAAGAAAAATGGTATAGAATTGGTTTCTTACTAGCAATAGTTCATGTTAAAGTTAATGAAATTTGCATACAAGCGGTATTAAATAAGTCTATAAATATTAAAAATATATTTAGAATTTATGAATTTAAAAATGTTTTTTTAATTAAAAATTAG
- the prfB gene encoding peptide chain release factor 2 (programmed frameshift): protein MIDINIITSQIKNLTQRKKDLKRYLDYTVKNARILEIDLELSSPEIWKRKKSIYNLNKEKNSLNIIVNKINNIEKKIKETIIFLDLAIETEDSILLQEILKEIKKIKEKIKELEFYRMFSNKHDNCNCYVDIQSGSGGTEAQDWSKILLRMYLKWSDKKGFKTEIIEESIGEIVGIKSSTIKVSGEYAFGWLRTETGIHRLIRKSPFDSGKRRHTSFSSVFIYPDIEDKINVEIHPSDLRIDVYRASGAGGQHVNRTESAVRITHLPTNIVTQCQSNRSQHKNKEQAIKQMKSKLYEMKIKEKKEKQKKIENNKLDISWGNQIRSYVLDNSKIKDLRTGIEKYNVQSVLDGDLDDFIEQSLIMGL, encoded by the exons ATGATAGATATCAATATAATAACAAGCCAAATAAAAAACCTGACACAACGTAAAAAAGATTTAAAGAGGTATCTT GACTATACAGTAAAAAATGCACGTATTTTAGAAATTGATTTAGAATTATCATCGCCTGAAATATGGAAAAGAAAAAAATCTATATATAATCTGAACAAAGAAAAAAATTCATTAAATATAATAGTAAATAAGATCAATAATATTGAAAAAAAAATAAAAGAAACAATAATTTTTTTAGATTTAGCAATAGAAACAGAAGATAGTATTTTACTACAAGAAATTCTTAAAGAAATCAAAAAAATAAAAGAAAAAATAAAAGAACTTGAATTTTATCGTATGTTTTCAAATAAACATGATAACTGCAACTGCTATGTCGATATACAATCTGGTTCTGGAGGAACAGAAGCTCAAGATTGGTCAAAAATATTATTAAGAATGTATTTAAAATGGTCTGATAAAAAAGGATTTAAAACAGAGATCATTGAAGAATCTATAGGAGAAATAGTTGGTATTAAATCATCTACTATTAAAGTTTCTGGAGAATATGCTTTCGGATGGTTAAGAACAGAAACAGGCATACATCGTTTAATTAGAAAAAGTCCATTTGATTCAGGAAAACGACGTCATACTTCATTTAGTTCAGTTTTTATATATCCTGATATAGAAGACAAAATTAATGTTGAAATTCATCCATCTGATCTTAGAATAGATGTATACAGAGCTTCTGGAGCAGGGGGACAACATGTAAATAGAACGGAATCAGCTGTTCGAATTACTCATTTACCTACAAATATTGTTACTCAATGCCAAAGTAATCGATCACAGCACAAAAATAAAGAGCAAGCAATTAAACAGATGAAATCTAAATTATACGAAATGAAAATAAAAGAAAAAAAAGAAAAACAAAAAAAAATAGAAAACAACAAATTAGATATCAGCTGGGGCAATCAAATTCGTTCTTATGTATTAGATAATTCAAAAATAAAAGATCTTAGAACTGGAATCGAAAAATATAATGTACAATCTGTATTAGACGGTGATTTAGATGATTTTATTGAACAAAGCTTAATAATGGGGTTATAA
- the lysS gene encoding lysine--tRNA ligase codes for MIKTINSNNNIFNDEKKIRKEKLINMKKDGFSFPNIFKRNTNSIKIHQVYKNKTINELKILNIEVSIAGRMIQRRIMGKASFFTLQDMEGKIQIYTREKEITSEFYNNHFKKWDIGDILGVQGILFKTKTGELSIFAKMLTILTKCLRPLPDKFHGLSNQEKRYRKRYLDLISNSKLFNIFNSRSKIIRLIRNFMIENDFLEVETPMLHNIPGGATARPFITYHNEINKEMYLRIAPELYLKQLIIGGFERIFELNRNFRNEGVSARHNPEFTMMEAYMVYSNYKDMMNFTENLIKNLIKLLFEKSKIKYDKHCLNFNVPFEILTMKESILKFNPDICSSDLKNLKKIKKIANNIGIEIEENWNLGYIENEIFEKTVEKKLIQPTFITEYPVEVSPLARRNDFNSNVTDRFELFIAGYEIGNGFSELNDAEDQKNRFLNQMKIAEKEKNKDIFYDENYIEALKYGLPPTAGLGIGIDRLIMILTNQISIRDVILFPTLRLFKK; via the coding sequence ATGATTAAAACAATAAATTCCAATAATAATATTTTTAACGATGAAAAAAAAATAAGAAAAGAAAAACTTATTAATATGAAAAAAGATGGATTTTCTTTTCCAAATATTTTTAAAAGAAATACTAATTCCATAAAAATACATCAAGTATATAAAAATAAAACAATTAATGAACTTAAAATTCTAAATATCGAAGTTTCTATTGCAGGCCGTATGATACAACGAAGAATTATGGGGAAAGCATCTTTTTTTACATTACAAGATATGGAAGGAAAAATACAAATTTATACCAGAGAAAAAGAAATTACATCTGAATTTTACAATAATCATTTTAAAAAATGGGATATTGGAGACATTTTAGGCGTACAAGGAATATTGTTTAAAACAAAGACAGGGGAATTATCTATTTTTGCTAAAATGTTAACAATTTTAACTAAATGTTTAAGACCCTTACCTGATAAATTTCACGGATTATCTAATCAAGAAAAACGTTATCGAAAAAGATACTTAGATTTAATTAGTAATAGTAAACTATTTAACATTTTTAATAGTCGTTCTAAAATAATCAGATTAATTCGAAATTTTATGATAGAAAATGACTTTCTAGAAGTAGAAACTCCTATGTTACATAATATTCCTGGCGGAGCTACTGCTAGACCTTTTATTACTTATCATAATGAAATTAACAAAGAAATGTACTTAAGAATAGCACCTGAATTATATTTAAAACAACTGATTATAGGTGGTTTTGAACGTATTTTTGAACTAAATAGAAATTTTCGTAATGAAGGAGTTTCTGCTCGACATAATCCAGAATTCACTATGATGGAAGCATACATGGTTTATTCTAATTATAAAGATATGATGAATTTCACTGAAAATTTAATAAAAAATCTAATAAAACTACTTTTTGAAAAAAGTAAAATAAAGTATGACAAACATTGTTTAAATTTCAATGTTCCATTTGAAATCTTAACAATGAAGGAATCTATTTTAAAATTTAATCCAGATATTTGTTCTTCAGACTTAAAAAACTTAAAAAAAATTAAAAAAATTGCAAATAATATTGGTATAGAAATAGAAGAAAACTGGAATTTAGGCTATATAGAAAATGAAATTTTTGAAAAAACAGTAGAAAAAAAGCTTATTCAACCTACTTTTATTACTGAGTACCCAGTAGAAGTTTCTCCTCTAGCTAGACGTAATGATTTTAATTCTAATGTAACAGATAGATTTGAACTATTTATTGCTGGATATGAAATAGGAAATGGATTTTCCGAATTAAACGATGCAGAAGATCAAAAAAATAGATTTTTAAATCAGATGAAAATAGCAGAAAAAGAAAAAAATAAAGATATATTTTATGATGAAAATTATATAGAAGCATTGAAATACGGTTTACCCCCTACTGCGGGTTTGGGAATTGGAATTGATCGTTTAATTATGATATTAACAAATCAAATAAGCATTCGCGATGTTATTTTGTTTCCAACATTACGTTTATTTAAAAAATAA
- the lysA gene encoding diaminopimelate decarboxylase, with product MPKLLSTSTTNLNFENIQILIKKFQSPFWVYDSSVIYKKIKLLKEFDIIRFAQKACSNIHILRLMKKNNLKIDAVSLGEIERALAAGFKPNSNEIIFTADLFDQETLSKVINFKIPVNAGSIDMLKQLGKLSPGHHVWLRINPGFGYGHSKKTNTGGENSKHGIWNPNLAIPVIKKYKLKLIGLHMHIGSGVNYEHLKKVCQAMIEHAIKINEKILFISAGGGLPIPYKFDEKPINTKKYFMIWDEARKKISRFLNTPIQLEIEPGRFLVAESGILISQVRAIKKMGDKNFVLIDAGFNDLMRPTMYGSYHHISVVSKDNRNINEKETIDTVIGGPLCESGDIFTQKEGGNIETRKLPILKIGDYLIFHDTGAYGASMSSNYNTRPLIQEIMLEKNKFRTIRRRQTIKELLSLET from the coding sequence ATGCCAAAATTATTAAGTACAAGCACAACAAATCTCAATTTTGAAAACATTCAAATACTAATAAAAAAATTTCAGTCTCCATTTTGGGTTTATGATTCAAGTGTTATCTACAAAAAAATAAAATTATTAAAAGAATTTGATATTATTCGATTTGCTCAAAAAGCATGTTCAAATATTCATATATTACGCTTAATGAAAAAAAATAATTTAAAAATAGATGCAGTGTCATTAGGTGAAATAGAACGAGCTTTAGCTGCTGGATTTAAACCTAACTCAAACGAAATAATTTTTACTGCAGATCTTTTTGATCAAGAAACTTTGTCTAAGGTAATTAATTTTAAAATTCCAGTTAACGCTGGATCAATAGATATGTTAAAACAGTTAGGTAAACTTTCTCCAGGTCATCATGTTTGGTTAAGAATTAATCCAGGATTTGGATATGGACATAGTAAAAAGACTAATACTGGAGGAGAAAATAGTAAACATGGTATTTGGAATCCTAATTTAGCTATACCTGTTATAAAGAAATATAAATTAAAACTAATAGGTTTACATATGCATATTGGTTCAGGAGTTAACTATGAACATTTAAAAAAAGTGTGTCAAGCTATGATAGAGCATGCAATTAAAATAAATGAAAAAATATTATTTATTTCAGCTGGAGGTGGATTGCCAATTCCCTATAAATTTGATGAAAAACCTATTAATACGAAAAAATATTTTATGATTTGGGATGAAGCAAGAAAAAAAATATCTCGTTTTTTAAATACTCCAATCCAATTAGAAATTGAACCAGGTAGATTTTTAGTAGCAGAATCAGGAATTTTGATTTCACAAGTAAGAGCAATTAAAAAAATGGGAGATAAAAATTTTGTTTTAATTGACGCCGGTTTTAACGATCTTATGCGTCCAACTATGTATGGAAGTTATCATCATATATCTGTTGTATCTAAAGATAATCGAAACATAAATGAAAAAGAAACAATAGATACAGTTATAGGTGGTCCTTTATGTGAATCAGGCGATATATTTACACAAAAAGAAGGAGGAAACATAGAAACGAGAAAACTACCAATTTTGAAAATAGGAGATTATTTAATTTTTCATGATACTGGTGCCTACGGTGCTTCAATGTCATCTAATTATAATACAAGACCGTTGATTCAAGAGATAATGTTAGAAAAAAATAAATTCAGAACTATCCGAAGAAGACAAACAATTAAAGAATTATTAAGTTTAGAAACATAA
- the thyA gene encoding thymidylate synthase, with translation MKQYLNLIKKIIKNGNLKKDRTGTGTLSIFGHNMRFNLKKGLPLITTKKCHIPSIIHELLWFLKGETNVEYLNKNKISIWNNWADKFGNLGPIYGKQWRSWDTSNGKKIDQIKNVLKQLKEDPDSRRILVSSWNVGEIDKMSLAPCHILFQFYVLKEELSCQLYQRSCDVFLGLPFNIASYAILIHMIAQQCKLQVGEFLWTGGDVHLYKNHIELAKKQILRIPRKLPELIILKKPQSLFHYSFEDFKIVGYKPYPLIKGEISV, from the coding sequence ATGAAACAATATTTAAATTTAATAAAAAAAATAATTAAAAATGGAAATTTAAAAAAAGATCGGACTGGTACAGGAACTTTATCCATTTTCGGACATAATATGAGATTTAACTTAAAAAAAGGATTGCCTCTTATTACAACAAAAAAATGTCATATACCATCAATTATCCATGAACTTCTATGGTTTCTTAAAGGAGAAACAAATGTTGAATACCTTAATAAAAATAAAATATCAATTTGGAATAATTGGGCAGATAAATTTGGAAATCTAGGTCCAATTTATGGAAAACAATGGAGAAGTTGGGATACATCTAACGGAAAAAAAATAGATCAAATAAAAAATGTACTAAAACAACTAAAAGAAGATCCTGATTCTCGTAGAATATTAGTATCTTCTTGGAATGTTGGAGAAATTGATAAAATGTCTTTAGCTCCATGTCATATATTATTTCAATTTTATGTATTAAAAGAAGAATTAAGTTGTCAACTTTACCAACGTTCTTGCGATGTATTTCTTGGTTTACCCTTTAATATAGCTAGCTATGCAATACTTATACATATGATAGCTCAACAATGCAAACTCCAAGTTGGAGAATTTTTATGGACAGGGGGAGATGTTCATTTATATAAAAATCATATTGAATTAGCAAAAAAACAAATACTTCGAATACCTCGAAAATTACCAGAATTAATAATTTTAAAAAAACCTCAATCATTATTTCATTATTCTTTCGAAGATTTTAAAATTGTTGGATACAAACCCTATCCCTTAATTAAAGGAGAAATATCTGTATAA
- the miaB gene encoding tRNA (N6-isopentenyl adenosine(37)-C2)-methylthiotransferase MiaB: MKYIYIKTWGCQMNEYDSSMITTFLEKTKKYLITKEAEKADILILNTCSIREKAQEKVFHQLGRWKKLKNKKPDVIIAVGGCVATQEGKEIFKRANYVDIVFGTQTLHKLPKMIDKIEKKRQFIIDISFPQLEKFNYSLKTKTTGYTASVSIMEGCNKYCSFCVVPYTRGHEISRPSDDVLLEISILAENGIKEINLLGQNVNAYRGRTFNGKICFFSELLRLVSEIDGIERIRFTTSNPLEFSDDIIEVYQDTPKLVSFLHLPVQSGSNRILQLMKRSYTTEEYETIIEKLISARPNIQISSDFIVGFPSESEEDFQKTINFIKKINFDMSFSFIYSSRPGTPASEMKDNIDLKEKKKRLYTLQNCINKQTMSWSRKMLKSIQSVLVEGISKKNIMELYGRTENNRIVTFKGSHHMIGKFIKLKIKEVHTHSLKAELI, encoded by the coding sequence ATGAAATATATATATATAAAAACTTGGGGATGTCAAATGAATGAATATGATTCATCTATGATCACGACATTCTTAGAAAAGACAAAAAAGTATTTAATTACCAAAGAAGCCGAAAAAGCTGACATATTAATTTTAAACACTTGTTCTATAAGAGAGAAGGCTCAAGAAAAAGTTTTTCATCAATTGGGAAGATGGAAAAAATTAAAAAATAAAAAACCTGATGTCATCATTGCAGTAGGAGGCTGTGTAGCAACACAAGAAGGTAAAGAAATTTTTAAAAGAGCAAATTATGTAGATATTGTGTTTGGTACACAAACTTTACATAAATTGCCTAAAATGATAGATAAAATCGAAAAAAAACGTCAATTTATAATTGATATTAGTTTCCCTCAATTAGAAAAATTTAATTATTCTTTGAAAACTAAAACTACAGGATATACAGCTTCTGTTTCTATAATGGAAGGATGTAATAAATACTGTTCATTTTGTGTTGTACCATATACTAGAGGACATGAAATTAGTCGCCCATCTGACGATGTTTTATTAGAAATATCAATATTAGCTGAAAATGGTATTAAGGAAATTAATTTATTAGGACAAAATGTCAATGCATATCGAGGTCGAACTTTTAATGGAAAAATTTGTTTTTTCTCAGAATTATTACGATTAGTTTCTGAAATAGATGGTATCGAGAGAATTCGTTTTACAACAAGTAATCCGCTTGAATTTAGTGATGACATTATTGAAGTTTATCAAGATACACCAAAATTAGTTAGCTTTCTTCATCTTCCTGTGCAAAGTGGATCAAATAGAATTCTCCAGCTAATGAAAAGATCGTATACGACAGAAGAATATGAAACAATTATAGAAAAACTTATATCAGCTCGTCCAAATATTCAAATTAGTTCGGATTTTATTGTGGGATTTCCTAGTGAATCTGAAGAAGATTTTCAAAAAACTATTAATTTTATAAAAAAAATAAATTTTGATATGAGTTTTAGTTTTATATATTCTAGCCGACCAGGTACACCAGCTTCAGAAATGAAAGATAATATTGATTTAAAAGAGAAAAAAAAACGCTTATATACATTACAAAATTGTATAAACAAACAAACTATGTCTTGGAGTAGAAAAATGTTAAAAAGTATACAATCTGTTTTAGTAGAAGGTATATCAAAAAAAAATATTATGGAATTATACGGAAGAACAGAAAACAATAGAATTGTGACTTTTAAAGGATCTCATCATATGATTGGTAAATTTATTAAACTAAAAATAAAAGAAGTACATACTCATTCATTAAAAGCTGAATTAATTTAA
- the ybeY gene encoding rRNA maturation RNase YbeY yields MKNLNLKYRGKNKSTNILSFPFNSFINTNKKLLGDLVLCKKIIEKESLKYKKTLESRWAHMIIHGTLHLLGYDHKNKKEKNIMEKKENKIMLSLNYEKPYFMKNS; encoded by the coding sequence ATAAAAAATCTAAATTTAAAATATAGAGGAAAAAATAAATCAACAAATATTTTATCTTTTCCATTCAATTCTTTTATAAATACAAATAAAAAATTGTTAGGAGATCTTGTTTTATGTAAAAAAATAATTGAAAAAGAATCCTTAAAATATAAAAAAACATTAGAATCACGTTGGGCACATATGATAATACACGGAACACTACATCTTTTAGGATACGATCATAAAAATAAAAAAGAAAAAAACATCATGGAAAAAAAAGAAAATAAAATAATGTTATCTTTAAATTATGAAAAACCATATTTTATGAAAAATTCCTAA
- the corC gene encoding CNNM family magnesium/cobalt transport protein CorC (CorC(YbeX) belongs to the Cyclin M Mg2+ Exporter (CNNM) family, and was characterized as belonging to a set of three proteins, at least one of which must be present for CorA to function.): MSNEDTQSTEKINRKGFFSILLNQIFHDEPKNREELLVLIRDSEQNELIDQDTCDMLEGVMHIAKKRIKDIMIPRTQMITLKLNYNLNKCLDIIIESAHSRFPVMSRDQNYVEGFLIAKDLLPFMKNSRDIFCIKNILRSAVVVPESKSVDRMLKEFRLKRSHMAIVIDEFGAVSGLVTIEDILELIVGEIQDEYDDEEKVNIRKLKKCIFSIKALTEIKEFNDTFETNFSDEEVDTIGGLVMKAFGHLPNRGDNININGYNFKVSIADSRKVIQIHVTIPENKIPKKLAK, translated from the coding sequence ATGAGCAATGAAGACACACAAAGTACTGAAAAAATTAATCGAAAAGGTTTTTTTTCTATTTTACTAAATCAAATTTTTCACGATGAACCAAAAAACAGAGAAGAACTACTAGTATTAATTCGTGATTCAGAACAAAATGAGTTAATAGATCAAGATACTTGTGATATGTTAGAAGGCGTTATGCATATTGCAAAAAAAAGAATTAAAGATATTATGATACCAAGAACACAAATGATAACATTAAAATTAAATTATAATCTTAATAAATGTCTTGATATTATAATTGAATCCGCACATTCACGTTTTCCAGTAATGAGTAGAGATCAAAATTATGTAGAAGGATTTTTAATTGCAAAAGATCTATTACCATTTATGAAAAATTCAAGAGATATATTCTGTATAAAAAATATATTAAGATCTGCTGTTGTAGTTCCTGAAAGTAAATCTGTAGATAGAATGCTAAAAGAATTTCGTTTAAAAAGAAGTCATATGGCTATAGTAATAGATGAATTTGGAGCAGTTTCAGGATTAGTTACAATAGAAGATATTCTTGAATTAATTGTAGGAGAAATTCAAGATGAATATGATGATGAAGAAAAAGTAAATATTAGAAAATTAAAAAAATGTATATTTTCTATTAAAGCACTTACAGAAATAAAAGAATTTAATGATACTTTTGAAACTAATTTTAGCGACGAAGAAGTAGATACAATTGGTGGATTAGTCATGAAAGCTTTTGGACATTTACCAAATAGAGGAGATAATATTAATATTAATGGATATAATTTTAAAGTTTCTATAGCTGACAGTCGAAAAGTTATACAAATACATGTAACTATTCCAGAAAATAAAATCCCCAAAAAATTAGCAAAATAA